A section of the Methanothermobacter sp. genome encodes:
- a CDS encoding NADH-quinone oxidoreductase subunit NuoF: MFEDIAGRALDEYMSLFRDGPVIFLGSATCGRSAGAHEIERVLLERASELSVECRIVHTGCMGLCYAEPMVTVFNGDTRGAIYGPVNRRLGKRIIQELADGEESSAIGHVNVAFSGDSFEPSYSIDFMEKQSRRILRRCGLIDPENINHYLATGGYRGLLRALEMEPEDIIEEVKDSGLRGRGGAGFPTWLKWSLCRQEESDVKYLVCNADEGDPGAFMNRSLIEGDPHSLLEGMLIASYAVGAEEAYIYCRAEYPLALERLRTAISDLRDLGLLGEDILDSGFSLDIRIKEGAGAFVCGEETALIASIEGKRGMPRTRPPFPTTSGLWGRPTVINNVETLAAVSMIMQHGPEYFNTLGTEGSPGTKTFSLVGDVRRTGLIEVPLGTSLREVIHDIGGGVRDGELKAVQIGGPSGGCLPAELVDTGIDYDSLTSAGAIMGSGGLVVLSDHTCMVELARYFLEFTQRESCGKCVPCRVGTRQMLMILNDIVEGSGREEDPEILRDIAETVRAASLCGLGQTSPNPVLTTLRYFENEYQDHINGKCTAASCSQLMHYLIDSEKCDGCMACLKTCPADAIEGSKDEVHVIDQESCLKCGSCLDTCKRDAVLRVPGPYSPANQD, translated from the coding sequence ATGTTTGAAGATATTGCAGGAAGGGCACTGGATGAATACATGTCCCTCTTCAGGGACGGGCCGGTTATATTCCTGGGTTCAGCAACATGTGGAAGATCCGCGGGGGCTCATGAAATAGAGAGAGTATTGCTTGAGAGGGCTTCTGAACTCTCAGTTGAATGTCGCATCGTACACACAGGCTGCATGGGCCTCTGCTACGCTGAACCCATGGTGACCGTGTTCAACGGTGATACCCGTGGCGCCATCTACGGGCCAGTGAACAGGAGACTTGGAAAGAGGATAATTCAGGAGCTCGCTGATGGTGAGGAATCCTCAGCCATTGGTCATGTTAATGTGGCCTTCAGTGGCGACTCATTTGAACCCTCCTACAGCATTGACTTCATGGAGAAACAGTCAAGGAGGATACTCAGAAGATGCGGCCTCATAGACCCAGAGAACATCAACCATTACCTGGCGACAGGAGGATATCGGGGGCTCCTCAGGGCACTGGAGATGGAACCTGAGGATATCATTGAAGAGGTGAAGGATTCTGGACTCAGGGGCCGTGGGGGAGCAGGATTCCCCACCTGGCTCAAGTGGAGCCTCTGCCGCCAGGAGGAATCCGATGTGAAGTACCTGGTATGCAACGCCGACGAGGGCGACCCGGGTGCCTTCATGAACCGTTCACTCATAGAGGGGGACCCCCACTCCCTCCTGGAGGGGATGCTCATAGCATCATATGCTGTGGGTGCAGAGGAGGCCTACATCTACTGCAGGGCAGAGTACCCCCTTGCCCTTGAAAGACTTAGAACCGCAATATCTGACCTCAGGGACCTTGGACTCCTTGGGGAGGACATCCTGGACTCTGGGTTCAGCCTTGATATAAGGATAAAGGAGGGGGCAGGGGCATTTGTATGTGGAGAGGAGACAGCCCTCATAGCATCCATTGAGGGTAAAAGGGGAATGCCCCGTACCAGACCACCATTCCCAACAACAAGCGGCCTCTGGGGGAGACCAACAGTTATAAACAATGTGGAGACACTTGCAGCTGTCTCAATGATAATGCAGCATGGCCCAGAGTACTTCAACACCCTGGGGACGGAGGGGAGTCCCGGGACCAAGACCTTCTCCCTTGTGGGGGATGTGAGGAGAACCGGCCTCATAGAGGTTCCCCTGGGCACAAGCCTGAGGGAGGTCATCCATGATATTGGTGGGGGTGTAAGGGACGGTGAACTCAAGGCCGTCCAGATAGGAGGACCATCAGGCGGATGCCTCCCGGCAGAACTTGTTGACACAGGAATAGACTATGATTCACTGACATCTGCCGGTGCAATAATGGGGTCAGGGGGGCTCGTGGTTTTATCTGACCATACATGCATGGTTGAACTTGCAAGGTACTTCCTTGAGTTCACTCAGCGGGAATCATGCGGAAAGTGTGTCCCGTGCCGTGTGGGTACAAGGCAGATGCTCATGATACTCAATGATATAGTTGAGGGTTCAGGAAGAGAGGAGGACCCGGAGATTCTAAGGGACATAGCAGAGACCGTCAGGGCAGCATCCCTCTGTGGCCTGGGCCAGACATCCCCAAACCCTGTTCTAACCACACTCAGGTACTTTGAAAACGAATACCAGGACCACATAAACGGAAAATGCACTGCAGCATCATGCAGCCAGCTCATGCACTACCTCATAGATTCAGAAAAATGTGACGGCTGTATGGCCTGCCTGAAGACATGCCCTGCAGACGCCATTGAGGGTTCAAAGGATGAGGTGCATGTTATAGATCAGGAGAGCTGCCTCAAGTGCGGCTCCTGTCTCGACACATGTAAGAGGGACGCTGTTCTGAGGGTGCCAGGGCCATATTCACCTGCCAATCAGGACTGA
- the moaA gene encoding GTP 3',8-cyclase MoaA, with protein sequence MQVRDNHRRPLVSLRISVTGRCNVSCIYCHRDGIVRSDEEMSPEDIENICRVASDLGVKKIRLSGGEPLIRDDIVEIVERIDSIGFRDISITTNGTLLDDLSVPLRDAGLDRVNVSFDTLNPETYRFITRKDYLERVKAGIEGAVMAGLDPVKINMVILRGVNHHEIWDMFEFCRQQGAVLQIIELLKTDSCPDNGVERYHCDITPIEAELAEMADRIITRKFMQDRKKYFIGGGEVEVVRPMDNTRFCANCTRLRVTPDGKLKPCLLRNDNLVDTREALSSGDLEGLRELFLEAIRRRSPYYQS encoded by the coding sequence ATGCAGGTCCGTGATAACCACAGAAGACCGCTGGTATCACTGAGAATATCTGTAACGGGGCGCTGCAATGTCAGCTGTATCTACTGCCACCGGGACGGAATCGTGCGTTCAGACGAGGAGATGAGCCCGGAGGATATAGAGAACATATGCAGGGTGGCCTCTGACCTTGGTGTGAAGAAAATAAGGCTTTCAGGTGGCGAGCCCCTCATAAGGGATGATATTGTTGAGATAGTCGAGAGGATAGACAGTATCGGATTCAGGGATATCTCCATAACAACCAACGGGACCCTCCTTGATGACCTCAGTGTCCCCCTGAGGGATGCCGGGCTTGACCGGGTCAATGTCAGCTTCGACACCCTCAACCCTGAAACCTACCGGTTCATAACCAGGAAGGACTACCTTGAGAGGGTTAAGGCGGGGATAGAAGGTGCCGTTATGGCTGGCCTCGACCCTGTCAAGATAAACATGGTGATACTGAGGGGTGTCAATCACCACGAAATATGGGACATGTTTGAGTTCTGTCGCCAGCAGGGTGCTGTACTGCAGATAATAGAACTCCTGAAAACCGACAGCTGCCCTGATAATGGAGTGGAGAGGTACCACTGCGACATAACCCCCATTGAGGCTGAACTGGCAGAGATGGCTGACCGTATAATAACAAGGAAATTCATGCAGGACCGCAAGAAGTACTTCATCGGGGGTGGGGAGGTGGAGGTTGTGAGGCCCATGGACAATACGAGGTTCTGTGCAAACTGCACAAGGCTTAGGGTAACCCCTGATGGGAAGCTGAAGCCATGCCTCCTCCGTAACGACAACCTTGTGGACACCAGGGAAGCACTCAGCTCCGGTGACCTTGAGGGTCTCCGTGAACTCTTTCTTGAGGCCATCAGAAGGAGGTCTCCCTACTATCAGTCCTGA
- the mobB gene encoding molybdopterin-guanine dinucleotide biosynthesis protein B: MRIVGVTGTKDTGKTALVEKIVRKLVDAGYRVATLKHTHGGFDFPGKDTDRHRRAGAEIVAGTGRETFFLINREMGLPEVVGVLEMLDDIDFLVVEGFKSMEYANISTSTPGEFTLKVVDPFKIDEVDDLIELIERRSYGLLQDLNCGKCGFESCREFAKAKVQGEADGTDCKSQPDRVLLRVNGNPVPLNPFVQNFIAGTVLGMVDALDTESLKHQKVDLIIKRPD; the protein is encoded by the coding sequence ATGAGGATAGTAGGGGTGACAGGCACCAAGGACACCGGCAAAACCGCCCTGGTTGAGAAAATCGTCAGGAAACTCGTGGATGCGGGTTACCGGGTCGCGACCCTCAAGCATACCCATGGGGGATTTGATTTTCCAGGCAAGGACACCGACAGGCACCGGAGGGCCGGTGCAGAGATAGTTGCAGGAACTGGAAGGGAAACCTTCTTCCTTATCAACAGGGAAATGGGCCTCCCTGAGGTTGTGGGTGTCCTTGAGATGCTGGATGACATCGACTTCCTTGTGGTTGAGGGCTTCAAGTCAATGGAGTATGCCAACATATCAACATCCACACCAGGAGAATTCACCCTGAAGGTTGTTGACCCATTCAAAATCGATGAAGTGGATGACCTGATTGAGCTCATAGAAAGAAGAAGCTACGGCCTCCTTCAGGACCTCAACTGCGGTAAGTGCGGCTTTGAATCATGCAGAGAGTTTGCAAAGGCAAAGGTGCAGGGCGAGGCAGATGGTACAGACTGTAAGAGCCAGCCTGATAGGGTTCTCCTCAGGGTAAATGGAAACCCCGTCCCCCTGAACCCCTTCGTCCAGAACTTCATAGCAGGTACTGTTCTCGGCATGGTGGATGCCCTTGATACAGAAAGCCTTAAACATCAAAAGGTTGATCTCATCATAAAAAGACCAGATTAA
- the fdhF gene encoding formate dehydrogenase subunit alpha: MKGTVKFRIDGREVEAARGMTVLQAALANGIYIPNLCFREGLEPFGGCRLCLVENSEGRLVTACETPAEDGAEFISESERINRIRRTTLSLIIADHSRDCLACPASGDCRLQEVSSYLNVSEGDLERLRPEISGIEVDESNPFFMRDHDKCVLCGICVRVCRGVGAEAVDFAYRGHDTRIATFMDRDILDSSCVSCGECVEACPVGALLPRTERPSTEVRTVCPYCGAGCEIYLGVRGNRVVSSRGAPESPVNRGRLCVKGRFALKFVSSPERLKKPLINVDGEFIEVEWDEAISVAAERLSEYAGEEFAAVASAKCTNEENYLLQKFTRVVMGSGNIDHCARLCHAPSLTALRMSLGSGAMTNSISELEGSRCILAVGTNPTETHPVTSYSVIRAARSGAKLVVVDPRKTRLSELADIHLQNRPGSDIPLLMAMCRFILEEGLHDGEFIGSRTEKFEEFRDAAMALDLDEVERVTGVKLEDIRRAAITYASNSPASIIYSMGITQHVNGTGNVLALSNLALLTGNIGIKSGGINPLRGQNNVQGACDMGALPDLLPGYQEIGEAAGKFSEKWGSPIPPAGMTLPEMFDAARDGKIRCMYIMGENPLLSEPDTEKTREALEGLEFLVVQDIFLTETAELADVVLPAASFAEKDGTFTNTERRVQLLRKALDAPGDALPDWQIISMIAERMGREDFDYESASRIFDEIRELVPSYAGISHERLKSGGIQWPCISEDDAGTGYLHSEGFPTPTGRASFLLPDYQFREVSEEYPLVLVTGRNLYQYHTRSMTARVRELASFSDHEELLMNPADAASLGVRDGDTVEVTSERGSLRVRARVTDDVMVGVVFMTFHFADAPANVLTGGDRDPVSGMPELKFTPVRVFRV; the protein is encoded by the coding sequence ATGAAGGGGACTGTAAAATTCAGGATCGATGGAAGGGAAGTTGAGGCAGCCAGGGGGATGACGGTCCTCCAGGCAGCCCTTGCAAATGGCATCTACATACCCAACCTCTGTTTCAGGGAGGGTCTTGAACCATTTGGGGGCTGCAGGCTGTGTCTGGTTGAAAACAGTGAGGGACGTCTGGTCACTGCATGCGAGACCCCCGCAGAGGATGGTGCTGAGTTCATATCAGAGTCTGAAAGGATAAACAGGATCAGGAGGACCACCCTATCCCTGATAATAGCTGACCACAGCAGGGATTGCCTTGCGTGCCCTGCATCAGGTGACTGCAGACTTCAGGAGGTCTCATCCTACCTCAACGTATCTGAGGGGGACCTTGAGAGGCTGAGGCCTGAGATTTCAGGGATTGAGGTGGATGAATCCAACCCCTTTTTCATGAGGGACCACGATAAGTGCGTCCTCTGCGGCATATGTGTACGTGTCTGCAGGGGAGTGGGTGCAGAGGCGGTTGATTTTGCATACAGAGGCCATGACACAAGGATAGCCACCTTCATGGACAGGGATATACTTGATTCAAGCTGTGTCTCATGTGGCGAATGCGTCGAGGCATGCCCGGTGGGTGCCCTTCTACCCAGGACTGAGAGGCCATCCACCGAGGTGAGGACTGTATGCCCCTACTGCGGCGCCGGCTGCGAGATCTACCTTGGGGTGAGGGGGAACAGGGTTGTGAGTTCAAGGGGCGCCCCTGAAAGCCCTGTTAACAGGGGAAGGCTATGTGTGAAGGGGAGGTTCGCACTTAAATTTGTAAGCAGCCCTGAGAGACTCAAAAAACCATTGATAAATGTTGATGGAGAGTTTATAGAGGTGGAATGGGATGAGGCCATCTCAGTTGCGGCTGAAAGGCTCTCTGAATACGCTGGGGAAGAATTTGCGGCTGTGGCATCTGCCAAGTGCACCAATGAGGAGAACTATCTGCTGCAGAAGTTCACAAGGGTCGTTATGGGTTCAGGGAACATTGACCACTGCGCAAGGCTCTGCCATGCCCCCTCACTTACAGCACTTAGAATGAGCCTTGGTAGCGGGGCAATGACCAACTCCATATCTGAACTGGAGGGCTCCAGGTGTATACTGGCAGTGGGAACCAACCCAACAGAGACACACCCTGTAACCTCCTACAGTGTAATCAGGGCCGCGAGGTCTGGTGCAAAGCTGGTTGTTGTTGATCCAAGGAAAACCCGGCTATCTGAACTTGCAGATATCCATCTTCAGAATAGACCAGGATCTGACATCCCACTTTTAATGGCAATGTGCCGCTTCATATTGGAGGAGGGTCTGCATGACGGTGAATTCATAGGGTCCCGCACAGAGAAATTTGAGGAGTTCAGGGATGCCGCCATGGCCCTGGATCTTGATGAGGTGGAGAGGGTAACCGGTGTTAAACTTGAGGACATAAGGAGAGCCGCAATAACGTACGCCTCAAATTCCCCGGCATCCATAATATATTCAATGGGCATCACCCAGCACGTCAATGGGACGGGTAATGTGCTTGCACTGAGCAACCTGGCGCTTCTTACAGGTAACATCGGTATAAAATCAGGGGGTATCAACCCGCTGAGGGGCCAGAACAACGTTCAGGGAGCCTGTGATATGGGGGCGCTCCCTGACCTCCTCCCGGGTTATCAGGAAATTGGTGAGGCTGCAGGGAAATTCTCTGAGAAATGGGGTTCACCCATCCCCCCTGCAGGGATGACGCTCCCTGAGATGTTTGATGCCGCAAGGGACGGAAAAATCAGGTGCATGTACATAATGGGTGAGAACCCACTTCTGAGTGAACCTGACACTGAAAAGACCCGGGAGGCCCTTGAGGGTCTTGAATTCCTTGTGGTACAGGATATATTCCTCACCGAGACAGCAGAACTTGCGGATGTGGTTCTGCCCGCTGCATCATTTGCAGAGAAGGATGGTACATTCACCAACACCGAGAGAAGGGTTCAGCTTCTGAGAAAGGCACTGGATGCCCCAGGGGATGCGCTCCCTGACTGGCAGATAATCTCCATGATTGCAGAGAGGATGGGAAGGGAGGACTTTGATTATGAATCAGCGTCCAGGATATTCGATGAGATAAGGGAACTTGTACCATCATATGCTGGTATCTCCCATGAAAGGCTGAAATCTGGTGGGATACAGTGGCCCTGCATATCAGAGGATGACGCTGGAACAGGATACCTTCACTCTGAGGGATTCCCAACACCCACAGGAAGGGCATCATTCCTGCTGCCTGATTACCAGTTCAGGGAGGTCTCAGAGGAGTATCCGCTGGTCCTTGTAACGGGGCGGAATCTCTACCAGTACCACACAAGGTCCATGACTGCAAGGGTGAGGGAACTGGCATCATTCTCAGACCATGAGGAGCTTCTCATGAACCCTGCTGACGCCGCCTCCCTGGGTGTAAGGGATGGGGATACCGTTGAGGTCACATCAGAGAGGGGCTCCCTCAGGGTGAGGGCAAGGGTTACAGATGATGTGATGGTGGGCGTGGTATTCATGACATTCCACTTTGCAGATGCTCCTGCAAATGTCCTCACAGGCGGAGACCGGGACCCTGTTTCAGGGATGCCTGAACTCAAGTTCACCCCGGTCAGGGTGTTTCGCGTCTAA
- a CDS encoding DUF362 domain-containing protein, translating into MPKHIVSGLKYIAAVNLTKQGHSQREIARALKINRSTVSHYLNGRNLSWRSIEIARVITEMCPRDFLLLTHSLTQNTEMTRTIVKTCQQREFQGNVRNSCIGCGLCVDTCLMKAINLRDLKAHVDFEWCCGCLICVDMCPTDSIEIKEVEIDGNDRSN; encoded by the coding sequence ATGCCGAAACATATAGTTTCTGGACTCAAATACATAGCAGCTGTAAACCTAACAAAACAGGGCCATTCACAGAGAGAGATAGCCAGAGCTCTGAAGATAAACAGATCAACTGTTTCTCACTACCTCAACGGGAGAAACCTCTCATGGAGGTCAATAGAGATTGCAAGGGTAATAACAGAGATGTGTCCAAGGGATTTCCTTCTTCTCACCCACTCCCTTACACAGAACACAGAGATGACAAGGACGATAGTGAAGACATGCCAGCAGAGGGAATTCCAGGGAAACGTCAGGAACTCATGTATTGGGTGCGGGCTATGTGTGGACACATGCCTCATGAAGGCCATAAACCTCCGAGACCTCAAGGCACATGTGGATTTCGAATGGTGCTGCGGGTGTCTCATATGTGTTGATATGTGTCCAACTGATTCTATAGAAATAAAGGAGGTAGAAATTGATGGAAACGACCGAAGTAATTGA
- the fwdF gene encoding tungsten-dependent formylmethanofuran dehydrogenase subunit FwdF, with protein METTEVIEGKNITVERTGEENRKLIFQDCLCAVCGLCGEICPVSAIEVNPTGAMVRTEQDESKILIDENKCVLCGMCSSICPFQALDLQIDGTSIKELAEYPKILKSAEIDDETCIQCKACETACPQDAITITRELPERKDLITGEIEIDKDTCIYCGMCEEMCPVDAIEIEHQIPSSASPTVATDINVDEDKCVHCGICKRICPVDAIMQVCRICPYGEYEIKVPEVTGTSYIDPELCVNCGWCQEICPVDAATVTKPFEGELIIDEDTCQACETCVMACPCNVLSFPKPEKPGEKPAKLYKDERFCIYCGACERSCPVNAIEVKRSKINTTPIKSKAWKNAFESLLK; from the coding sequence ATGGAAACGACCGAAGTAATTGAAGGTAAGAATATTACCGTGGAGCGGACCGGCGAAGAAAACAGAAAGTTGATCTTCCAGGATTGCCTCTGCGCTGTGTGTGGACTGTGTGGCGAGATATGCCCGGTCAGTGCAATCGAGGTTAACCCAACAGGTGCAATGGTCAGAACAGAACAGGATGAATCAAAGATACTTATCGATGAGAACAAATGTGTCCTCTGCGGTATGTGCAGTTCAATCTGCCCATTCCAGGCTCTTGACCTTCAGATTGATGGAACATCCATAAAGGAACTTGCAGAATATCCTAAAATCCTCAAATCAGCCGAAATTGATGATGAAACATGCATACAGTGCAAGGCATGTGAAACAGCATGTCCACAGGACGCCATAACCATAACAAGGGAACTTCCAGAAAGGAAGGACCTCATCACAGGTGAAATCGAAATAGACAAGGACACCTGTATATACTGTGGTATGTGCGAGGAAATGTGTCCTGTTGACGCCATAGAGATAGAACACCAGATACCAAGTTCAGCAAGCCCAACCGTTGCAACCGACATCAACGTGGATGAGGACAAATGTGTTCACTGTGGAATATGTAAGAGGATCTGCCCAGTTGACGCCATAATGCAGGTCTGCAGGATCTGCCCATACGGTGAGTACGAGATAAAGGTCCCTGAGGTTACAGGAACATCCTACATCGACCCTGAGCTCTGTGTAAACTGTGGCTGGTGCCAGGAGATCTGCCCTGTTGATGCTGCAACAGTGACGAAGCCATTCGAGGGAGAACTGATAATCGATGAGGACACATGCCAGGCCTGTGAAACCTGCGTGATGGCATGCCCATGCAACGTTCTCTCATTCCCGAAACCAGAGAAACCAGGTGAAAAACCAGCCAAACTCTACAAGGACGAAAGATTCTGCATATACTGCGGAGCATGTGAAAGATCATGCCCTGTGAACGCCATAGAGGTTAAGAGGAGCAAGATAAATACAACTCCAATAAAATCAAAGGCATGGAAGAACGCCTTTGAATCACTACTCAAATAA
- a CDS encoding 4Fe-4S binding protein: MAIGLKAYPELCHGCGNCVIACPVNALRSPEVAGGKGPTDDVEIIMIVEDGVVNIKNPDLCGKCGTCVESCPVDAIKLEELE; encoded by the coding sequence ATGGCAATTGGACTTAAGGCATACCCTGAACTCTGCCATGGATGCGGAAACTGCGTAATCGCATGTCCCGTGAACGCCCTCAGAAGCCCGGAAGTCGCCGGTGGAAAGGGCCCAACAGATGATGTTGAGATCATCATGATAGTTGAGGACGGGGTTGTAAACATAAAAAACCCTGACCTTTGCGGAAAATGCGGCACATGTGTTGAAAGTTGTCCTGTGGATGCAATTAAACTGGAGGAGTTAGAATGA
- the fwdD gene encoding tungsten-dependent formylmethanofuran dehydrogenase subunit FwdD: MMAILNTGRTIWQGQAIESGKDLKMYVDAAAIAEMNPEMMSELGIKEGDNVKVISEYGDVVVKAVKTRETLPEGMIYIPMGPWANRVVKPNTDSTATPSFKNIPVEVIPTDEEVLDMPTLMKVYGKVGQI, from the coding sequence ATGATGGCTATACTCAACACAGGAAGGACAATATGGCAGGGACAGGCCATAGAATCAGGTAAGGATCTTAAGATGTACGTGGACGCAGCTGCAATAGCTGAAATGAACCCTGAAATGATGAGTGAACTTGGAATTAAGGAAGGAGATAATGTAAAGGTGATATCTGAATACGGAGATGTTGTTGTTAAAGCTGTTAAGACCAGAGAAACTCTTCCTGAGGGAATGATATACATACCCATGGGGCCATGGGCCAACCGCGTGGTGAAGCCCAACACAGATTCAACAGCAACACCCAGCTTTAAAAACATTCCAGTGGAGGTTATACCCACTGATGAAGAGGTTCTTGACATGCCTACCCTCATGAAGGTCTATGGTAAGGTAGGTCAGATTTAA
- the fwdA gene encoding tungsten-dependent formylmethanofuran dehydrogenase subunit FwdA, whose protein sequence is MEYMIKNGFVYCPLNNVDGEKMDICVRDGKIVESVSDSAKVIDASNKIVMPGGVEIHSHIAGAKVNVGRMMRPEDSKKDVEKFKGGRAGSGFSVPSTFMTGYRYARMGYTTAMEAAMPPLLARHTHEELRETPILDNSAYPLLGNNWFVMEYLKEGDIDACAAYVSWIMKATKGYAIKIVNPAGTEAWGWGGNVHGIYDPAPYFDITPAEIIKGLVEVNEKLQLPHSIHLHCNDLGHPGNYETTLASFDLPKDIKANPATGDRDTVVYATHVQFHSYGGTTWRDFESEAPSIAEYVNKNDHIVIDVGQVTLDETTTMTADGPMEYDLHSLNGLKWANCDVELETGSGVVPFIYSARAPVSAVQWAIGMELFLLIDDPGKVCMTTDTPNGGPFTRYPRIIAWLMSNKYRMNLIEGELHKWAQKRSSIATIDREYTFSEIAAISRSTAAKVLGLSDFKGHLGVGADADIAIYDINPETVDPSNEYAKIEEAFSRAEYVLKDGKIVVKDGNVVEDPYGRTFWSYTEVEESLYNEVLANVETKFKQYYSVNFSNYPVEDGYLRNPAPIKGVVL, encoded by the coding sequence ATGGAATACATGATCAAAAACGGATTTGTTTACTGTCCTCTTAACAATGTCGACGGAGAAAAGATGGATATCTGCGTCAGGGATGGTAAAATAGTTGAAAGTGTCAGTGACTCCGCCAAGGTGATCGACGCATCCAACAAAATAGTCATGCCTGGTGGTGTCGAGATACACTCTCATATCGCAGGTGCTAAGGTTAATGTTGGAAGGATGATGAGGCCAGAGGATAGTAAAAAAGACGTTGAGAAATTTAAAGGCGGAAGGGCAGGTAGTGGATTTTCTGTGCCTTCAACCTTCATGACAGGTTACAGGTACGCAAGGATGGGTTACACCACTGCAATGGAGGCAGCAATGCCGCCACTACTGGCAAGGCACACACATGAGGAGCTACGGGAAACACCGATACTCGACAATTCAGCGTACCCCCTTCTTGGCAACAACTGGTTTGTCATGGAATACCTCAAAGAGGGCGACATAGACGCATGTGCAGCTTATGTTTCATGGATCATGAAGGCAACAAAGGGTTATGCAATAAAAATTGTCAACCCCGCTGGTACTGAGGCATGGGGATGGGGTGGAAATGTTCACGGTATCTATGATCCAGCGCCCTACTTTGACATAACCCCTGCCGAGATAATTAAGGGTCTCGTTGAGGTCAACGAAAAGCTTCAGCTACCCCATTCAATACACCTGCACTGCAATGATCTGGGACACCCCGGGAATTATGAAACAACACTGGCTTCATTCGACCTTCCAAAGGATATAAAGGCAAACCCCGCGACAGGTGACAGGGACACGGTGGTATATGCAACTCACGTCCAGTTCCACAGTTATGGCGGAACCACATGGAGAGACTTTGAATCAGAGGCCCCCAGCATAGCAGAATACGTGAACAAAAATGACCATATAGTCATAGACGTTGGACAGGTAACACTTGACGAGACAACAACAATGACCGCTGACGGCCCAATGGAATATGACCTCCACTCACTCAACGGACTCAAATGGGCAAACTGTGACGTGGAACTTGAAACAGGTTCAGGTGTTGTACCATTCATATATTCTGCAAGAGCACCTGTTTCCGCTGTTCAGTGGGCAATAGGAATGGAGTTATTCCTCTTAATCGATGATCCGGGCAAGGTATGCATGACCACAGACACTCCAAATGGAGGTCCTTTCACAAGATATCCACGTATAATAGCATGGCTCATGAGCAACAAGTACAGAATGAATCTCATCGAAGGGGAACTCCATAAATGGGCCCAGAAGAGAAGCAGCATAGCCACAATTGACAGGGAATACACATTCTCCGAGATTGCTGCGATCTCAAGATCCACAGCTGCCAAGGTTCTTGGCCTCAGTGACTTCAAAGGACATCTGGGTGTAGGTGCTGACGCAGATATTGCGATATATGACATCAACCCGGAGACCGTGGACCCATCCAACGAATACGCAAAGATTGAAGAGGCCTTCTCAAGGGCGGAATACGTCCTTAAGGATGGTAAAATAGTTGTAAAGGATGGAAATGTCGTTGAAGATCCATATGGAAGAACCTTCTGGTCATACACCGAGGTTGAGGAATCCCTTTACAATGAGGTTCTTGCCAATGTGGAAACCAAGTTTAAACAATACTACTCTGTGAACTTTTCAAACTACCCAGTTGAGGATGGCTACCTTAGGAATCCTGCTCCAATCAAAGGGGTGGTTCTATGA